A single region of the Ptychodera flava strain L36383 chromosome 9, AS_Pfla_20210202, whole genome shotgun sequence genome encodes:
- the LOC139140824 gene encoding uncharacterized protein — protein MTENQDPKVKKEPVDDYGATSGLSGKELAENLLHQKEILQLKLNLYKQEQANHTQHLERERMRIDAEKQKFEQEKQFREIQLKAEREQREHELKMKELDVQQAKAKSPDTDREFNDWTAKLPQFKEGDNVDTHLRTFERLARTYSWPKKIWPKKLAPTLVGKAQEAYSRLREDDALDYDKVKVAILRKYELTRESYRVKFRACKHTDEETFCMWGDIVADTFDRWMETSGVPSLSGEEKYERVRELFIMEQLVEGVPKQMQTYLKERDPENYKELVKLGETYKSAHSGAASDQTERKRGFKSFNNKNKQQKGEGKKFDNSSQSGEKSKPSAACYTCGKLVIWQEIVPNKSLIKMQVQQRQRSLAMSKVRMTKAMIFGNDYLLGRNTYVGCLDGKPVSIQRDTGCCQTLVKPEVVQQSNYLPGETCNISFADETVHEAPVVKAHIESEIFTGPLRMGYGKVYLRTFC, from the coding sequence ATGACAGAAAACCAAGACCCTAAAGTTAAAAAAGAGCCTGTCGATGATTATGGCGCAACAAGTGGTTTAAGTGGAAAAGAATTAGCTGAAAACCTGTTGCACCAAAAAGAAATTCTTCAGCTCAAATTGAATCTGTATAAACAAGAGCAGGCAAATCACACGCAGCATTTAGAGAGAGAACGCATGCGTATAGATgcagaaaaacagaaatttgagCAAGAAAAACAATTTCGTGAAATTCAACTAAAGGCAGAAAGGGAACAGCGCGAACACgagttgaaaatgaaagaattagaTGTACAACAAGCGAAAGCAAAGTCGCCTGATACGGATCGTGAGTTCAATGATTGGACTGCTAAGCTCCCTCAGTTCAAGGAAGGTGACAATGTGGACACACATCTGCGTACATTCGAGAGGCTAGCTCGAACGTACAGTTGGCCTAAGAAGATTTGGCCAAAGAAATTAGCTCCGACTCTTGTAGGTAAGGCCCAGGAGGCATATTCTAGGTTGAGAGAAGACGATGCCCTAGATTATGATAAGGTCAAAGTTGCTATACTTAGGAAGTATGAGCTCACCAGAGAGTCATACAGAGTTAAATTCAGAGCTTGCAAACATACAGATGAGGAGACATTCTGTATGTGGGGTGATATTGTTGCCGATACTTTTGACCGCTGGATGGAAACAAGTGGGGTTCCGTCTTTAAGCGgtgaagaaaaatatgaacGGGTACGTGAACTATTTATAATGGAGCAATTAGTTGAAGGCGTGCCCAAGcaaatgcaaacatatttgaagGAAAGAGATCCTGAAAACTATAAGGAGTTGGTAAAACTTGGTGAGACTTATAAATCTGCACATTCTGGCGCTGCTAGCGATCAGACTGAGCGGAAGCGgggtttcaaaagttttaacaataagAACAAGCAGCAAAAGGGTGAGGGAAAGAAGTTTGATAACTCATCTCAGAGTGGTGAGAAGTCAAAGCCCTCAGCTGCGTGTTATACTTGTGGGAAACTGGTCATTTGGCAAGAAATTGTCCCGAACAAAAGTCTGATAAAAATGCAGGTTCAGCAAAGACAAAGGTCGTTGGCCATGTCAAAAGTCAGGATGACAAAGGCTATGATATTTGGTAACGATTATCTACTTGGGAGAAATACTTACGTTGGGTGTTTAGACGGTAAACCAGTGAGTATACAGAGGGACACAGGTTGTTGTCAAACCTTGGTAAAGCCAGAGGTCGTACAACAATCTAACTATTTGCCTGGAGAGACTTGCAATATTAGTTTTGCAGACGAAACAGTGCACGAGGCGCCTGTTGTCAAAGCCCAcatcgaaagtgaaattttcactggacCTTTACGTATGGGGTATGGAAAGGTATACCTAAGGACGTTCTGCTAG
- the LOC139140843 gene encoding uncharacterized protein, producing the protein MDKTFNQPREKAYMDDLGPHDHSWEDHVKHLRSIFERLRSCKLTARPTKCYLGGSEVSFIGYGAGSGKIKPMADKVNAVVDYPTPVTKRDVRSFLGLAGYYRKFIPNFSDIATPLTELTCKNSPANVQWTQSCVDAFQKLKDALASSPVLAVPDYNKPFVVQTDASDHGIGAVLCQYDDKGEEHPVQYISRKTPPQGEKLPNYRKRVFSHCLGCGSFESLLVRERVYSSNRSQSISLVRQNV; encoded by the coding sequence ATGGATAAGACGTTTAATCAGCCCAGAGAAAAAGCATATATGGATGACTTGGGTCCACATGATCATTCATGGGAAGATCATGTTAAACACCTGCGTAGCATATTTGAGAGGTTACGTAGTTGTAAACTAACTGCTAGACCAACGAAGTGCTATCTTGGTGGCAGTGAGGTTTCTTTCATTGGTTACGGTGCTGgaagtggaaaaataaaacctatGGCAGATAAGGTTAATGCTGTTGTCGATTATCCAACACCAGTGACAAAGCGTGATGTCAGATCATTTTTAGGATTAGCAGGATACTACAGGAAGTTTATCCCAAATTTCTCTGACATTGCGACCCCATTGACTGAGCTGACATGTAAAAATAGCCCAGCCAATGTTCAATGGACTCAGAGCTGTGTAGATGCTTTCCAGAAGCTGAAAGATGCTTTAGCATCATCACCAGTTCTGGCGGTTCCAGATTATAATAAGCCGTTTGTGGTGCAGACAGACGCGTCTGACCATGGTATTGGTGCGGTTTTGTGTCAGTATGATGACAAGGGAGAGGAACATCCGGTTCAGTATATTAGCCGAAAAACTCCTCCCCAGGGAGAGAAATTACCCAACTATAGAAAGAGAGTGTTTAGCCATTGTTTGGGCTGTGGAAGCTTTGAATCCTTACTTGTACGGGAGAGAGTTTACAGTTCAAACAGATCACAATCCATTAGTTTGGTTAGACAAAATGTGTAG